From the genome of Pieris rapae chromosome 5, ilPieRapa1.1, whole genome shotgun sequence, one region includes:
- the LOC111001015 gene encoding monocarboxylate transporter 14, which yields MVGNESHNLNGDAHTENGGDLKQDIDKINSIKSRNGHEIVARFVIDGSPAGERVTFEGLDDNSICSDETDENKLPPIPDGGWGWVVVFAAFLVSACADGLAYSFGILHEEFTNYFDASQSKTSLIGSLFISIPLISGPIMSALVDRYGCRTMTMIAGVLSTCGFLLSALSDSIEMLCLTLGTLSGLAMGILYVTSVVSVAFWFDKRRTLAVSLASCGIGFGTLIYSPLTNYFIELYDWRNTLVLLAGTILNMCVCGALMRDPDWLIVKEARERKGAKTRSRKSSSAGSISSRSVGGESAFLNIDELNDLLKSGKSPEYILDTLTTTLAEAKQLAVTTQMNAEQSRKRTHSDIQLPTFIQRHDKIPTEVIERLMTNKKLYRIILENYPHLITRRRSEVNLHVDIVDGNNVDEPVPMKVTVMAKRPKEEDKSKMTKKSSEVPDSSKPTRSQDNPKTIPKSETKTSVVDYKKENNIRIEKGTQEKIHASKDHPKTLPTTASWISRQFYTDHHYLRDMPLYRNTIMHRGAMMNIPRYKLRASSLPDIYKNSTWSLNSYYSDDARKWYQRLIDGLKSIFDMRMFVEFHFIMFNIGSLLLFVWAIIPYFFLKSYMTSVNMEGGALMISVIGIASGFGIVGLGWAGDQPWINVTKAYAICLIICGFSVGAYPLFITNYWGLVVISTIFGVSYASSYSYTPAILMELMPIDYFTIAYGFILLSQGVGHLMGPPLGGLLFDLTGTWDSTFYGGGVWLVISGISIGIIPYTKNRRIWGKGPLLKDLEEAQSTKNSVNV from the exons atggTCGGAAACGAATCACATAACCTCAATGGTGACGCTCATACTGAAAATGGAGGGGATTTAAAACAAGatattgacaaaataaattccatCAAATCAAGAAATGGCCATGAGATCGTAGCACGTTTTGTTATAGATGGCTCGCCAGCTGGAGAAAGAGTAACATTCGAAGGATTAGATGATAATAGTATTTGTTCTGATGAGActgatgaaaataaattgccACCTATTCCCGATGGTGGTTGGGGCTGGGTGGTTGTATTCGCCGCCTTTTTAGTATCCGCCTGTGCTGATGGATTAGCTTACTCTTTTGGCATATTGCACGAAGAGTTCACTAATTACTTTGATGCATCACAATCAAAAACCTCTCTTATTGGAAgcttatttatatctatacctTTAATTTCTGGACCCATCATGAGTGCTCTAGTTGATAGGTATGGTTGCAGAACGATGACTATGATTGCTGGAGTTTTATCTACATGTGGCTTCTTACTGTCTGCATTAAGCGATTCTATTGAAATGCTTTGCCTAACTTTAGGCACACTCAGTGGATTAGCTATGGGAATATTATATGTGACATCAGTTGTATCCGTTGCTTTTTGGTTCGACAAGCGAAGAACTTTAGCCGTATCATTAGCTTCATGTGGCATCGGGTTCGgtactttaatatattcgCCCTTGACGAATTATTTCATAGAATTATATGATTGGAGAAACACGTTGGTGCTACTGGCAGGTACTATACTAAATATGTGTGTTTGCGGTGCATTAATGAGAGACCCTGATTGGCTCATAGTTAAAGAAGCCAGGGAAAGAAAAGGAGCAAAGACTAGATCTAGAAAGTCTTCTAGCGCTGGTTCTATCTCATCTAGATCAGTAGGAGGAGAATCAGCGTTCTTAAATATAGATGAATTAAATGACCTGTTAAAGAGTGGAAAGAGTCCTGAATATATTTTGGACACACTAACGACGACATTAGCTGAAGCCAAACAGTTGGCGGTAACAACACAGATGAATGCAGAACAATCCCGTAAAAGAACGCATTCTGACATACAATTGCCAACTTTTATTCAAAGACATGATAAG ATACCTACAGAAGTGATCGAACGGttaatgacaaataaaaaactgtacagaattattttagaaaactaTCCTCATTTAATAACTAGAAGACGATCAGAGGTAAATCTACATGTTGACATTGTGGACGGAAATAACGTGGATGAACCAGTACCCATGAAAGTGACCGTTATGGCAAAAAGACCGAAAGAAGAAGACAAATCAAAAATGACGAAAAAGAGTTCCGAAGTGCCAGATTCTAGTAAACCAACGAGATCTCAAGATAACCCAAAAACTATTCCAAAGAGTGAAACGAAAACATCAGTAGTCGATTATAAAAAAGAGAACAACATAAGAATTGAAAAAGGAAcacaagaaaaaatacacgccaGTAAAGATCACCCTAAAACCCTACCGACTACCGCAAGCTGGATTTCCAGACAATTTTACACCGATCATCATTATCTCCGGGATATGCCACTTTATAGGAATACAATAATGCATCGTGGAGCCATGATGAATATACCAAGGTACAAGCTCAGAGCTTCATCGTTGCctgacatttataaaaattcaacgTGGTCTCTCAATTCGTATTATTCAGATGATGCACGG aaatggtACCAGCGCTTAATTGATGGTCTGAAATCTATATTTGATATGAGGATGTTCGTCGAATTTCACTTCATTATGTTCAACATTGGCTCTCTCCTATTATTTGTTTGGGCGATTATACCTTATTTTTTCCTAAAATCCTATATGACCTCTGTTAATATGGAAGGAGGAGCTCTGATGATAAGCGTCATTGGTATCGCCAGTGGATTTGGTATA GTGGGTCTAGGATGGGCTGGTGACCAACCTTGGATCAACGTTACGAAAGCCTACGCGATTTGTCTTATTATATGTGGGTTTTCTGTTGGGGCTTATCCACTATTCATCACCAACTATTGGGGGCTTGTGGTGATTTCTACAATCTTTGGAGTGTCGTATGCAAGTTCTTACTCCTATACCCCGGCCATTCTTATGGAGTTGATGCCCAtagattattttactattgcTTATGGGTTTATACTTTTAAGTCAGGGTGTCGGCCATTTGATGGGACCACCGCTTGGAG GTCTGTTATTTGACCTTACCGGAACATGGGACTCTACGTTCTACGGTGGAGGTGTGTGGCTTGTCATATCTGGTATCAGTATTGGTATAATACCATACACGAAGAATAGAAGGATATGGGGTAAAGGCCCTTTACTCAAGGACCTTGAAGAGGCTCAAAGCACAAAGAACTcagtaaatgtttaa
- the LOC111001027 gene encoding putative nuclease HARBI1, producing MAGKPPEDGYISVVDEEPEIFALLKWDTAQTQKNFDVRSSERAKSPEKSIQKSSEEESDAFDMNDAAFLETFRLPKDLARSLCEEIKAVIPDSTKSLDLPIETKVLATLSFYATGKYQKSIAGKSDLNVTPYFYMTAVTQITEAINHHTIVKKYIHFPHLRNERDLIKNRFYMKYRIPNVVGCVDCMHVPIAKPDNNHKKHFNKSYHSKKAQIICDSDLNIISVDALPGGSISHEAILLKHAVKNDLESLNAARDTCWLIGGLHYMQKPYIMTPIPKITKKTPVSPEKHYTNLHMTTHNVVLDTIKQLKSRWKCLQASCNKHFDPSMVSMIIVACCILHNICNKRGLAVPQMTQAEERLEIMKQKVANGAVSKKRVEDPAGVQVRNALIERLWNERSANECIPPKKRVRKEREPIPQMNPVEDDPSKRPRVMMNNPYAFGMGMNHGWGHYPQH from the exons atggctGGAAAACCACCAGAAGATGGATATATATCAGTAGTTGACGAAGAGCCAGAAATCTTTGCATTACTTAAGTGGGATACTGCACAAACTCAAAAAAATTTTGATGTTCGTAGTTCAGAGAGAGCAAAAAGTCCGGAGAAAAGTATACAAAAGTCAAGTGAGGAAGAATCAGATGCTTTTGATATGAATGATGCCGCCTTCCTAGAAACTTTTCGGCTTCCAAAAGATTTGGCACGAAGTCTTTGCGAAGAAATAAAAGCTGTGATTCCCGATTCCACTAAGTCACTGGATCTGCCTATTGAaacaaaa GTATTAGCTACACTCTCCTTCTATGCAACAGGAAAATACCAGAAGTCAATAGCTGGAAAATCGGATCTTAATGTTACTCCCTACTTTTATATGACTGCAGTAACTCAGATTACAGAAGCCATTAATCATCACACAattgttaagaaatatattcacTTTCCACATTTAAGAAATGAAAGAGATCTTATTAAAAACAG attcTATATGAAGTACAGAATACCAAATGTAGTGGGTTGTGTGGACTGCATGCATGTGCCAATTGCTAAACCAGATAATAACCACAAaaagcattttaataaatcatatcaTTCAAAAAAAGCACAAATT ATATGTGACAGTGATCTAAATATTATCAGTGTTGATGCATTGCCAGGCGGTTCAATATCACATGAAGCCATATTGTTAAAACATGctgttaaaaatgatttagaGAGTCTCAATGCAGCCAGAGATACATGTTGGCTTATTG gtGGACTCCACTACATGCAGAAGCCATACATAATGACTCCCATTCCTAAAATCACGAAAAAAACACCTGTTTCACCTGAGAAACACTATACAAATCTACATATGACCACACATAATGTAGTCCTAGATACAATCAAGCAATTGAAGTCACGATGGAAATGCCTTCAGGCATCATGTAATAAGCATTTTGATCCGTCAATGGTGTCCATGATAATTGTAGCCTgttgtattttacataatatttgtaataagcGAGGGTTGGCTGTACCACAAATGACTCAGGCGGAAGAAAGATTagaaattatgaaacagaaagTTGCTAATGGTGCAGTGTCAAAGAAACGTGTTGAGGACCCAGCAG GTGTACAAGTACGAAATGCGTTAATAGAGCGATTATGGAACGAGCGCAGTGCTAATGAATGCATTCCTCCAAAGAAACGTGTGAGAAAAGAGCGTGAGCCCATTCCTCAAATGAACCCAGTGGAAGATGATCCCAGTAAGCGGCCGCGAGTCATGATGAATAACCCTTATGCTTTTGGAATGGGGATGAATCATGGCTGGGGACATTATCCACAACACTGa
- the LOC111001009 gene encoding AP-3 complex subunit beta-2 isoform X2: MATTPSYNNDKVVTGEVEYPAGDPASGAFFQPDYKKNEDLKQMLDGSKDSLKLEAMKRIIGMIAKGRDASDMFPAVVKNVVSKNIEVKKLVYVYLVRYAEEQQDLALLSISTFQRALKDPNQLIRASALRVLSSIRVPMIVPIVMLAIRDSASDMSPYVRKTAAHAIPKLYSLDPEQKEELVGVIDKLLSDKAPLVVGSAAMAFSEVCADRMSLIHRSYRKLCALLADVDEWGQLALLNVLTVYAKTCFPDPNLNNYSSDSEEKPFYDSESETSDHKRTVSPSVDPDLRLLLRAAKPLLQSRNAGVVMAVAQLFYHCGPIQELPPVAKAMVRLLRAHVEVQSVVLNSIAALTVSKRTLFEPFLKSFFVRNSDPTHIKLLKLEILTNLATEASAPVVLREYQTYVTSSDKAFVAATIQGIGRLAVAIQTETETCLNGLLHLLSSKDEWVVCEAVVVVKRVVGGGASSARAAVSRAAKLLRSDRLAGNARAAAVWLVAEHGAKHPRAAAILAHMVSNFADQEELVKLQLLSLAVKLSITQPDTLPMCKYVLHLARYDASYDVRDRARMLRKFIEPQNESLLAQYASHIFCPDKPKPSIQSNFKDRDQYTLGSLSQYIGVAAGGYTSLPRAPAQAFAAELREPPPPEAQPITVQKNNKTFYSEPEGESASGSTSSASDSSSGSEESSDEDEGNDNEEKPKQTNNYKSNSDSSDSESDSASSSSDSGSDSEASSEEEAPKNDTKPEPVKEETVKKNEKSNLELLLELDEVASTLPTMTPTCGGFLSPPTMAPSGIAEEDMITPVGPSIVPNRSIELISRVMSGGLSVHAQWTRAPHLYSAKMCAIQLTVTNHTSDDVTDIRINKKIVSGSRSIHEFPSIPSLGPGASTNTLLGVDFADSIQPVEFTIGSSIGEMNIVITPQVGELMRAVNMSETRWGQEQRKLRGMTECDKKAPKMENDLIMCTKVFETANLGAVESPVNFLKFAGRLMSSQDLVLLSVRIESDYSIVTVNCPNMAVSSMLANEIASSFSKYY, encoded by the exons atggCTACAACGCCGTCGTATAACAACGACAAAGTGGTGACTGGGGAGGTGGAATATCCTGCGGGAGACCCAGCATCTGGTGCTTTTTTCCAACCAgattataaaaa aaatgaAGATCTAAAGCAAATGTTGGATGGATCTAAAGATTCTTTGAAACTTGAAGCTATGAAAAGGATTATTGGGATGATTGCTAAAGGAAGAGATGCATCTGACAT GTTTCCAGCAGTAGTAAAGAATGttgtatcaaaaaatattgaggTGAAAAAACTTGTGTATGTGTACTTAGTACGGTATGCAGAAGAGCAACAGGACTTGGCATTGTTGTCTATTAGCACCTTCCAAAGAGCTCTTAAG GACCCAAACCAATTGATTCGTGCTAGTGCATTGCGGGTGCTGTCATCAATTCGTGTTCCAATGATAGTTCCGATAGTAATGTTAGCTATTCGAGACTCAGCCAGCGATATGAGTCCATACGTAAGGAAGACAGCTGCTCATGCTATACCTAAATTGTATAG CTTAGACCCAGAGCAAAAAGAGGAGTTGGTGGGAGTTATAGACAAGCTGTTGTCTGATAAAGCACCCCTTGTAGTTGGTTCCGCTGCAATGGCCTTTTCTGAGGTGTGTGCTGATCGTATGAGCCTTATACACCGGAGTTACAG GAAGCTTTGTGCCCTATTAGCTGATGTTGATGAGTGGGGTCAGCTGGCCTTACTAAACGTTCTCACTGTTTATGCAAAGACGTGCTTCCCGGATCCAAATCTTAAC AATTACTCAAGTGATAGTGAGGAAAAACCATTCTACGACTCAGAGAGTGAGACCAGTGATCACAAAAGGACTGTCTCGCCATCAGTGGACCCTGATCTGCGACTGCTACTGCGGGCAGCGAAACCTCTTTTGCAAAGCAGAAACGCCGGTGTAGTTATGGCGGTCgcacaattattttatcactgtGGCCCAA TACAAGAGCTCCCGCCGGTGGCTAAGGCCATGGTTCGTTTGCTTCGTGCCCATGTTGAAGTTCAGAGTGTGGTCCTCAACTCTATTGCAGCGCTTACTGTCTCTAAGAGG ACCCTCTTCGAGCCATTCCTCAAATCGTTCTTCGTACGTAATTCGGACCCCACGCACATAAAGTTGTTGAAACTGGAAATACTAACGAACCTAGCGACTGAAGCCAGCGCTCCCGTGGTCTTACGCGAATACCAGACATATGTCACTTCCAGTGATAAGGCTTTCGTGGCCGCTACCATTCAGGGTATAGGAAGGCTGGCTGTGGCCATACAAACTGAGACTGAGACCTGCTTGAATGGTCTTCTGCACTTGCTGTCGAGTAAGGATG AATGGGTGGTATGTGAGGCAGTGGTGGTGGTGAAACGAGTGGTAGGCGGTGGTGCTAGTTCTGCGCGTGCGGCTGTATCTAGAGCTGCGAAATTACTGCGCTCGGATAG GTTAGCGGGTAATGCACGCGCGGCAGCTGTGTGGTTGGTGGCGGAACACGGGGCGAAGCACCCTCGAGCTGCTGCCATTTTAGCCCATATGGTGTCCAATTTTGCCGACCAG gAAGAATTAGTAAAACTTCAACTACTGTCGCTAGCGGTAAAGCTATCCATAACCCAGCCAGACACCTTACCGATGTGCAAATATGTCTTGCATCTCGCTCGCTACGATGCAAGTTATGATGTGAGAGACAGAGCTAGAATGCTTCGCAAGTTTATAGAGCCCCAAAATGAATCGCTGCTAGCGCAGTACGCGTCGCACATATTTTGTCCGGATAAACCGAAGCCGAGTATACAGAGTAACTTTAAGG atcGCGATCAGTATACGTTAGGATCTCTGTCGCAGTACATTGGAGTTGCGGCGGGAGGGTATACGTCATTACCGCGTGCGCCGGCGCAAGCATTTGCGGCTGAATTACGAGAACCGCCACCGCCGGAAGCACAGCCTATTACTGTTCAG AAGAACAACAAAACATTCTACTCGGAACCGGAAGGTGAGTCTGCCTCAGGGTCTACATCATCTGCCTCTGATTCCTCCTCGGGCTCCGAAGAATCTTCTGATGA GGATGAAGGAAACGATAACGAAGAAAAGCCCAAACAAACGAATAACTACAA GTCCAACTCTGACAGTTCGGATAGTGAGTCTGACAGCGCATCATCGAGCTCTGACAGCGGCAGTGACAGTGAGGCCTCTAGCGAAGAGGAGGCACCGAAAAATGACACTAAG CCAGAACCGGTAAAAGAAGAGacggtgaagaaaaatgaaaaatctaaCCTGGAACTCTTATTAGAATTGGATGAGGTAGCCAGCACCCTGCCAACCATGACGCCAACGTGTGGAGGATTCCTTTCACCCCCTACTATGGCCCCTTCTGGGATAGCTGAAG AGGACATGATAACGCCAGTCGGTCCAAGCATAGTTCCAAACCGAAGCATCGAACTGATATCCCGTGTGATGTCTGGCGGTCTGTCCGTACACGCACAATGGACACGTGCGCCTCACCTCTACTCGGCCAAAATGTGCGCTATACAGCTCACAGTTACAAATCACACGTCTGATGACGTCACAGATATACGGATCAATAAGAAG ataGTGTCGGGATCCCGGAGTATTCATGAGTTTCCTTCCATACCATCGTTAGGCCCCGGCGCTTCCACAAATACATTATTGGGCGTTGACTTTGCTGACTCCATACAACCCGTTGAATTTACCATCGGTAGTTCTATAG GTGAGATGAATATAGTTATAACACCACAAGTTGGTGAACTTATGCGGGCTGTTAATATGTCTGAAACCCGCTGGGGGCAAGAACAAAGAAAACTAAGAGGAATGACAGAG TGTGACAAAAAGGCACCGAAGATGGAGAATGATCTGATAATGTGCACTAAAGTGTTTGAGACTGCAAATCTCGGTGCTGTTGAGTCGCCAGTAAATTTTCTCAA gttcGCGGGTCGTTTGATGTCGTCTCAAGATTTGGTGTTGCTCTCAGTGCGAATAGAAAGCGATTACTCCATAGTAACCGTGAATTGCCCAAATATGGCAGTTTCTTCTATGTTAGCTAACGAAATTGCTAGTTCattcagtaaatattattag
- the LOC111001009 gene encoding AP-3 complex subunit beta-2 isoform X1, which translates to MATTPSYNNDKVVTGEVEYPAGDPASGAFFQPDYKKNEDLKQMLDGSKDSLKLEAMKRIIGMIAKGRDASDMFPAVVKNVVSKNIEVKKLVYVYLVRYAEEQQDLALLSISTFQRALKDPNQLIRASALRVLSSIRVPMIVPIVMLAIRDSASDMSPYVRKTAAHAIPKLYSLDPEQKEELVGVIDKLLSDKAPLVVGSAAMAFSEVCADRMSLIHRSYRKLCALLADVDEWGQLALLNVLTVYAKTCFPDPNLNNYSSDSEEKPFYDSESETSDHKRTVSPSVDPDLRLLLRAAKPLLQSRNAGVVMAVAQLFYHCGPIQELPPVAKAMVRLLRAHVEVQSVVLNSIAALTVSKRTLFEPFLKSFFVRNSDPTHIKLLKLEILTNLATEASAPVVLREYQTYVTSSDKAFVAATIQGIGRLAVAIQTETETCLNGLLHLLSSKDEWVVCEAVVVVKRVVGGGASSARAAVSRAAKLLRSDRLAGNARAAAVWLVAEHGAKHPRAAAILAHMVSNFADQEELVKLQLLSLAVKLSITQPDTLPMCKYVLHLARYDASYDVRDRARMLRKFIEPQNESLLAQYASHIFCPDKPKPSIQSNFKDRDQYTLGSLSQYIGVAAGGYTSLPRAPAQAFAAELREPPPPEAQPITVQKNNKTFYSEPEGESASGSTSSASDSSSGSEESSDEDEGNDNEEKPKQTNNYKSNSDSSDSESDSASSSSDSGSDSEASSEEEAPKNDTKQPEPVKEETVKKNEKSNLELLLELDEVASTLPTMTPTCGGFLSPPTMAPSGIAEEDMITPVGPSIVPNRSIELISRVMSGGLSVHAQWTRAPHLYSAKMCAIQLTVTNHTSDDVTDIRINKKIVSGSRSIHEFPSIPSLGPGASTNTLLGVDFADSIQPVEFTIGSSIGEMNIVITPQVGELMRAVNMSETRWGQEQRKLRGMTECDKKAPKMENDLIMCTKVFETANLGAVESPVNFLKFAGRLMSSQDLVLLSVRIESDYSIVTVNCPNMAVSSMLANEIASSFSKYY; encoded by the exons atggCTACAACGCCGTCGTATAACAACGACAAAGTGGTGACTGGGGAGGTGGAATATCCTGCGGGAGACCCAGCATCTGGTGCTTTTTTCCAACCAgattataaaaa aaatgaAGATCTAAAGCAAATGTTGGATGGATCTAAAGATTCTTTGAAACTTGAAGCTATGAAAAGGATTATTGGGATGATTGCTAAAGGAAGAGATGCATCTGACAT GTTTCCAGCAGTAGTAAAGAATGttgtatcaaaaaatattgaggTGAAAAAACTTGTGTATGTGTACTTAGTACGGTATGCAGAAGAGCAACAGGACTTGGCATTGTTGTCTATTAGCACCTTCCAAAGAGCTCTTAAG GACCCAAACCAATTGATTCGTGCTAGTGCATTGCGGGTGCTGTCATCAATTCGTGTTCCAATGATAGTTCCGATAGTAATGTTAGCTATTCGAGACTCAGCCAGCGATATGAGTCCATACGTAAGGAAGACAGCTGCTCATGCTATACCTAAATTGTATAG CTTAGACCCAGAGCAAAAAGAGGAGTTGGTGGGAGTTATAGACAAGCTGTTGTCTGATAAAGCACCCCTTGTAGTTGGTTCCGCTGCAATGGCCTTTTCTGAGGTGTGTGCTGATCGTATGAGCCTTATACACCGGAGTTACAG GAAGCTTTGTGCCCTATTAGCTGATGTTGATGAGTGGGGTCAGCTGGCCTTACTAAACGTTCTCACTGTTTATGCAAAGACGTGCTTCCCGGATCCAAATCTTAAC AATTACTCAAGTGATAGTGAGGAAAAACCATTCTACGACTCAGAGAGTGAGACCAGTGATCACAAAAGGACTGTCTCGCCATCAGTGGACCCTGATCTGCGACTGCTACTGCGGGCAGCGAAACCTCTTTTGCAAAGCAGAAACGCCGGTGTAGTTATGGCGGTCgcacaattattttatcactgtGGCCCAA TACAAGAGCTCCCGCCGGTGGCTAAGGCCATGGTTCGTTTGCTTCGTGCCCATGTTGAAGTTCAGAGTGTGGTCCTCAACTCTATTGCAGCGCTTACTGTCTCTAAGAGG ACCCTCTTCGAGCCATTCCTCAAATCGTTCTTCGTACGTAATTCGGACCCCACGCACATAAAGTTGTTGAAACTGGAAATACTAACGAACCTAGCGACTGAAGCCAGCGCTCCCGTGGTCTTACGCGAATACCAGACATATGTCACTTCCAGTGATAAGGCTTTCGTGGCCGCTACCATTCAGGGTATAGGAAGGCTGGCTGTGGCCATACAAACTGAGACTGAGACCTGCTTGAATGGTCTTCTGCACTTGCTGTCGAGTAAGGATG AATGGGTGGTATGTGAGGCAGTGGTGGTGGTGAAACGAGTGGTAGGCGGTGGTGCTAGTTCTGCGCGTGCGGCTGTATCTAGAGCTGCGAAATTACTGCGCTCGGATAG GTTAGCGGGTAATGCACGCGCGGCAGCTGTGTGGTTGGTGGCGGAACACGGGGCGAAGCACCCTCGAGCTGCTGCCATTTTAGCCCATATGGTGTCCAATTTTGCCGACCAG gAAGAATTAGTAAAACTTCAACTACTGTCGCTAGCGGTAAAGCTATCCATAACCCAGCCAGACACCTTACCGATGTGCAAATATGTCTTGCATCTCGCTCGCTACGATGCAAGTTATGATGTGAGAGACAGAGCTAGAATGCTTCGCAAGTTTATAGAGCCCCAAAATGAATCGCTGCTAGCGCAGTACGCGTCGCACATATTTTGTCCGGATAAACCGAAGCCGAGTATACAGAGTAACTTTAAGG atcGCGATCAGTATACGTTAGGATCTCTGTCGCAGTACATTGGAGTTGCGGCGGGAGGGTATACGTCATTACCGCGTGCGCCGGCGCAAGCATTTGCGGCTGAATTACGAGAACCGCCACCGCCGGAAGCACAGCCTATTACTGTTCAG AAGAACAACAAAACATTCTACTCGGAACCGGAAGGTGAGTCTGCCTCAGGGTCTACATCATCTGCCTCTGATTCCTCCTCGGGCTCCGAAGAATCTTCTGATGA GGATGAAGGAAACGATAACGAAGAAAAGCCCAAACAAACGAATAACTACAA GTCCAACTCTGACAGTTCGGATAGTGAGTCTGACAGCGCATCATCGAGCTCTGACAGCGGCAGTGACAGTGAGGCCTCTAGCGAAGAGGAGGCACCGAAAAATGACACTAAG CAGCCAGAACCGGTAAAAGAAGAGacggtgaagaaaaatgaaaaatctaaCCTGGAACTCTTATTAGAATTGGATGAGGTAGCCAGCACCCTGCCAACCATGACGCCAACGTGTGGAGGATTCCTTTCACCCCCTACTATGGCCCCTTCTGGGATAGCTGAAG AGGACATGATAACGCCAGTCGGTCCAAGCATAGTTCCAAACCGAAGCATCGAACTGATATCCCGTGTGATGTCTGGCGGTCTGTCCGTACACGCACAATGGACACGTGCGCCTCACCTCTACTCGGCCAAAATGTGCGCTATACAGCTCACAGTTACAAATCACACGTCTGATGACGTCACAGATATACGGATCAATAAGAAG ataGTGTCGGGATCCCGGAGTATTCATGAGTTTCCTTCCATACCATCGTTAGGCCCCGGCGCTTCCACAAATACATTATTGGGCGTTGACTTTGCTGACTCCATACAACCCGTTGAATTTACCATCGGTAGTTCTATAG GTGAGATGAATATAGTTATAACACCACAAGTTGGTGAACTTATGCGGGCTGTTAATATGTCTGAAACCCGCTGGGGGCAAGAACAAAGAAAACTAAGAGGAATGACAGAG TGTGACAAAAAGGCACCGAAGATGGAGAATGATCTGATAATGTGCACTAAAGTGTTTGAGACTGCAAATCTCGGTGCTGTTGAGTCGCCAGTAAATTTTCTCAA gttcGCGGGTCGTTTGATGTCGTCTCAAGATTTGGTGTTGCTCTCAGTGCGAATAGAAAGCGATTACTCCATAGTAACCGTGAATTGCCCAAATATGGCAGTTTCTTCTATGTTAGCTAACGAAATTGCTAGTTCattcagtaaatattattag